Sequence from the Paenibacillus riograndensis SBR5 genome:
TACATGACATCAATTAGATCTAGTCGAATTGTACCGTCCTTTACGACCAACGCTTCATTTAATTCACTCATCATTGGGTTTGCCTTAAAGGCCTCCAAAGCTTCAGCTGGCATCCCAGTATCGAGAGAGCCTGCATGATTAGGTACGACTACACATGGATAGGATAAAACTACAGCATTGGGTTTAATGCTCTCTGAAGAACAGCCTAACGCATTGGCAAACTCCGGCAGATTCCACATAGTAGCAAGGCTTGCGGCCAAATGTCCCCCTGCAGAAAATCCACATGGAACGATTCGATTTACGTCAACACACCATTCATCCGCATGATCTCTTATGATGGATATTGCCTTAAATCCTTCCAAAATGGGTTGCGGCATTAGAGCTTCTTTACCAATTGAATATCTTAGCACGAAAGCATGATATCCGTGGGTGGCGAAGGCCAACGCAACTTGCTCTGCCTCCCGGTCAGATGTCGATATATAAGCACCACCAGGGATAATCAGAGCGACAGGACGTTTGAGATTATGGTTGAATTCTACTGAGTTATGGAGAATATAGGCCTCCATAAAAACTTCTTCCTTGTTCTCACAGATCGGAATCTTCTTACAAATCATCATTGTTTAACCTCTCCTTTTACACATTCTCGTAACCAATCGGCTGACCCGGCTTGATATGATAAGATCCGCTGCCCACTTCCAAAGTGACGCGCCCGTCTTTATAGGAAACCTGTTCGAAATCCGCCGACAGGCGCTTCGCATCCTCCTCGCTTCCTTCCAACATGACGGTGGCCGTCGTATTCGCAGGTACAACAAAACGATAGGCCACTCCGTCCTCGGTCTTTCTCCAACCGGATTCAATTTTGCCGTAAGGAGATTCATGCGTTGCGGATGCGTGCGTCATTGTGCCGCCGATCCATGGCTTAATGATGAAATGCTCATATCCCGCCTGCTCGGGAACAGGCCGAATACCAGCCACACCGGCAAATAGGAAGTTGCATACCGCCCCGTAGGAATAGTGATTAAGCGAATAAGCCAGTTCCCCCTCCGGCGAAATCCCGTTCCAACTTTCCCAAATAGTTGTTGCGCTTTTAGCCACGGCGTACAACCAGGACGGACATGTATCCTGTTCAAGGAGCCGATAAGCGACATCCGGATAGCCGTAATCGGCCAGGACGTGGAGAATGAACGGCGTGGACAGGAAACCCGTATTTAAATGGTAATCCTGCTCAATAACAAGTTCCGCCAGCCGATCGGCCATCGCTTGTTTTCGGTCTTCGCCGGCCAAGCCGAAAGCCAAAGTACGCACAAGGGGAGCCTGTCTGCCTTCCTGAATCAGGCCGTTTTCCGGAATGAAATATTTGTTGTAAACCCGCTTAATCTTTTCATGCAGCTTTGCGTACCGCTCCGCATCTTCCCGCTTTCCCAGGACGGCGGCCATCTCGGAAAGCAAACGGGTGGAATAGCCATAATAGGCGGTCGCCGTTAGCGGATCGCCCTTGAACATTCTCGTTTGAATTTCAGCTCCCATTTGTTCCGGACTGTGATCGATGTCGGCTTCCAGCCATTCCCCATAGTGAAACTTCGTATCCCAGATGAACTTCGCATCCGGTTCCCCATCCGTATCGTTATGGTAGTAGGCTGCATCTTTATAGTGATCACTGTCGTTTTCGGCATTCGTTTTCATGTATTCGACCCAGGCTTTGGCAGAGTCATATTGTCTTTCCAGAATCGATTGGTCTCCATAACACAAGTACATCGTCCACGGGGCGATTACTGCCGCGTCGCCCCAACCCGCGGAACCGTCGAGATAACCGGGTTCTCCGGGTTTGGTGGAGGCGAGCATAGCCAGCAACGGGTCATTCGCGTTTTTGACGACCCGTTCATATTCATCCACGCTGTGGAACCCCAGTACTTGAGGAACCGTAGACCCTACCGCGCCGGATGGAAACTGTTCGGCCGCCAGGTCGGCCAGCCACTTTTCATAGAAAGCATGCACATTCATAAAATCCGCCGCCGTCCTTGCGAATAGCTGAGCGTCGCCGGTCCAGCCCGCCCGTTCTCTTGTCGGACAATCCGTAGGGATTTCCATGAAGTTGCTTTTCATGCTCCATCTGGAATTGGAAACCAGCTGATTAATCAGCGGATTGGAACAAGCAAAATCACCGGCCTCCTCCATGTCGCTGTAAATGGCAAAGGCAGTAAAATGATCGGGCTTCGGCTTACCCGGAACATTTTTCAACAGGACATACCGGAACCCGAATATAGTAAAATAGGGCCGATATACTTCCTCGCTTCGTCCGTTTAGAATGTAATGAATTTCCTGGAAATCGTTCAGCGGTCCGGTGTGTTCCAGGTTAGACAGCGTAAAATTTCCGTTTTTGTCCAATGTTTCGCCATGAACCAAAACGACTTCCGTCCCCGCATCGCCTTGCAGCTTCATTTCAACCCAACCGGCTATGTTTTGTCCGAAATCAAGCACCGTTTCTCCGTTTGGCGTTTCGATGATCCGGGGAGTGAACTCCTCCCTGGTCCGAACCGGAAGACTTGAGGCTACCAGATGATCTATCCCGTAGTCCTTAACATGTACCGCCGTCCAATCGGCATCATTGAACCCGACCGTATTCCACCCCTCGATGTCGATACGGGCATCATATACTTCTCCCGCTTTCAAATCGGACTTCAGCAGAGGACCGGACGAAGTTGTAAACGACCCGTCGCTGGCAATGATCTCCCGGCTTCCATCGTCATAGCTCAATACCACTTGTCCCAAAAAGGCCACTTTATACCCGAAATTGTTCTTCAGCAAAACCCCTGTAGAGCCTCTCCACCATCCGTCGCTGAGCAGGATTCCCCAGGCGTTCGCGCCTTCCTTTAGAAGGTGAGTTATGTCATAAACCTGATACTGCAGCCTAGCGTAATAGGATGTAAAACCTGGCGTAAACAGATGGTCCGTGCCCTCCGTGCCGTTCATGTAAAACTTATACAATCCTCTTGCCGTCATGTAAGCTCTAGCTGAAACGAGCCCGCTTCTCACGTTGAATTCTTTACGGATATAAGGCGCCGGCTTATAAGCGTCCGGGTCTACCTCACTCTCCGGTTCGATCCACTTCGCCTTCCAGTCCGCAGCGTTCAGCAGTCCCATCTCGAAGAGCGCCGGCTCGCTAAACGCTGACTCGTTCCCGTCATTGTCCCAGATTTTCACCCTCCAGAAGATTCGCACCGCTGACTTCAATTCAGGTCCGCTGTATTCCAGTCTCTGAGCTCGGCCCGTTACCTTACCGCTATCCCAAAGGATAGAGTCAAACGTCTCGCTGGCGGATGCTTGAACTTGATAAGCATTTTGAGTCATGTTCCGGGCATCGCTATTGATTTTCCAAGAAAATCGGGGAGATTTGTTATCCAATCCTAAGGGGTTGCGCAAATGTTCTGTCTTTAAATCATAAGTACTTAACATTACCATTTCCCTCCTTTAGTAAACGCCTTCATATTAAATTTACAATAGATAGGATTGTTTTCTTAGCCCAAAACTTAAGCACTTTTTTATCGTTTTTTAAGGTGTTAGAATGAAGAGGAAAGGGAGGTCGATTCATAGGATGAACCGCAGTGAACTTGACGCCTATTTGCGGCAGTGTAACGAAATTGAGTCGCTGGCATTACTGTCACCTGAGAAAATCTATGGAGGTTATGAAGCAGCGATTATTGAAGTGAACGGAATCAGTACCATTCTCGAGCATTTTTTGCGGCCAGGAGAGCATTTTTCCTTTTTTAAACATCCTCGTTATCTCGCTGCCCCTGGACACCGTCACGATTTTTTAGAGATAAATTTTGTTTATTCAGGCGAATGCAGGCAAGTTATTAACGGGAAACCAGTGATTCTGGCAGCCGGGGAATTTTGCATGATGGACTCCAACGTGATCCATTCCATCGAGAAGCCGGGAGATAACGATATCATCATTAACCTGTTAATGAGTAAACGGTACTTTGATATTGACATTATGAAGCGCTTATCCGGAAACGACCTGATGTCCGAGTTCCTCATTAACTCTATATATAGAAGTCAAGACCATAACGATTATATGATTTTTCACTCCTCAACGAATCACAATGCCCGTACTTGTATGGAACATTCTCTGTGTGAGTCCTTCGATCCGGCGGTCGGTTCTGAAGAAGCGATTAACTGCCATATCATTCTCCTCTTTACCGAGCTCATGAGAGACTACAAAGAGTCGAATGCATTTAAGCGTAAAGGTCCAACATCCAGGGCGCCGATCACCAAAATCGTCCAGTACATTAATGACAACTTCAAATTTATCACGCTGGATTCTTTAGCCTCTCATTTCAACTATCATCCGAACTATCTCAGTAATCTGCTGAAAAGTCATTTCGGTTTCGGATTAACGAAAATCGTCCAAGACTTAAAAATAAAAGAAGCGACCATGCTGCTCAAGTTTACGAATATGCCAATTGGGGAAATCGCTTACGAGGTTGGGTACTCCAATATCACGCTTTTTTATCATCATTTCAAAGAGCGTCATGACGTGACCCCATCGGTGTACAGAAAAACAAACAAGTAGGTGACGAGAACTATGAAATTGATGGAGAGAATTGCCGAGATGGAGTTAAAGATGCAGGGCACTCCTGTATATTCGTTTGATGAATTAATGGAAATGCCTGAGATGCCGAACAATACGCAATTGTATAACCTTCAGGATTCGGATAGTAATATTCATTATATTAAGGATAACTTTTCATTTATTTTATGGCGTGTTACCCCTAATGGGCGTATCAGTTTCGTTATCGAAAATTTAGCGCAGAGAACTTATCGAGTGGATATCGATCCTACCCGAAGGTTCAAAGATCGACACAGGCATGACTATGTAGAATTGGCCTATGTCTGCAAGGGTCAACTGCCTATGGAGATTTCAGGGAATCACTATATTTTCCAACGAGATGAAGTATTTATTATCGACCGGAATTGCATCCATTCGGAGGATTTAACCAATACAGATAGCGCCGTGGTGTTTCTTTGCATGTCGGAAACTTTCTTTGATGAAATTTTCTTAAGCGAATTACAAGAGGAGCCGCTCCAAGAGTTCATCCGGATGTGCTTGAAAAAGCAAAAAAGAATACGTCAGTTTATGCGCTTCACTCCTGTAAGCGATAACAATCAAATGTATAACTTAATCAGCCAGGTCGTTGAAGAAGCGGAGTCAAAAAGAAAAGGATACGATTATTTACTCAAAGGGCTAATGATGCGAATTATGGATGTCTTAGCCAATTCCTATCAAATTCAATTATCCAAGCTGGAAAAACAGCGGAAGGACGAGATATTATTTCAAGAATTAGAGAAGTATCTGCATCAAAAATATAAGGAAGTCACCATTGAGGAATTGGTATTAAAATACCATTACAATGCGGATTATTTTAACCGGCTGATCAAGAAATACACGCAGCTGTCTTTTTCGCAATTTCTGCAAACCATACGTTTGTCAAAAGCGGAAGAAATGCTTGTGGCGAGCAAACTTCCGGTCCATCAAATCATCCATGAGGTCGGTTATCAGAACAAAGGATATTTTTATAAAATATTCGTGCAACGTTATGGCATTACGCCTAAGGAGTTCAGGAGCAGACACAAAATTTAATGAATACGCTAAAAGTCGGTTTAGGTAACCGAAATTTAAAATCAAGCAGTTAGGGGGAATTTTTCTCCCTGACTGCTTTTTATATAATTCATACTAAAAATAAGAAAGGCAGGATGGAAAATGATAAGAGAATCATTTAATCAAGGCTGGATGGTTGGGCCTGTTGCAGGTTTTTTTAACATGAATTCGAATGAACAACCCAAAGCGGTTACTTTGCCGCACGATGCGATGATTGCAAAGAAAAGAAGCGCTCAAGCGGTAAGCGGAAGCAAAAAAGGGTATTTCTCAGACGGGGCCTACGATTATGTAAAGAAATTTTATGTGCCTGAAGAGTACAAAGACAAAAGAGTTACCTTTGAATTCGAGGGGGTGTATATGCATGCGATGGTGTACATCAACGGCGACTTTGCCGGACAGCATCCCTTCGGTTATACCAACTTTTATATCAAAGCGGACCGGTTCTTAAAATATGGCGCCGAAAATGAAATCAAAGTGGTAGCCAAAAGTCATGACGATTCCCGCTGGTACACGGGTACGGGAATTTACCGCAATACTAAAATAATGGTTGCTGACCTCGTGCATATTGCGGTGGATGGCGTGAAAATCAATGCTACTGATATTGAAAGCAAGCATGCTGTTGTGGTCGTCGCTACGGATGTTGAAAACGAAGGCATAAATCCGCGCACCGTAAGAATAGTCACTGAAATTGTGGATGCGGATGGGAATTCCGTAGCTTCGGATACGGCGCCTTTTACCGCCTTTGCCGGGGAAAAAGCGACATCCCGCCAACGTCTTTATATAAGGGAACCTAAACTGTGGAATGTGGAGACCCCTTATCTCTATACTTGCATAAGCAAGGTGATGGATGGAGAGCATGTCCTGGATGAAGAAACCCATACATTTGGTATCCGCACGCTCTCCTTGGATGCGGAAGACGGTTTGCGTATTAACGGAGAGGTCGTTAAGCTGCGTGGCGCGTGTATCCATCATGACAATGGAGTAATCGGCGCCTCTACGATCGAGCGTGCCGATGAGCGCCGGATCGAAATTTTAAAGCAGGCTGGCTTTAATGCCATTCGAAGCGCGCATCATCCGGCCAGCAAAGCCTTGCTAAAAGCATGCGACCGCATAGGAATGCTGGTGATGGATGAGAGTTTCGATATTTGGACCCATCATAAATCGGATTATGATTACGCCCTTCATTTCCCGACATGGTGGGAGCAAGACATCCAAGCGATGGTAGATAAAGATTATAATCATCCAAGCGTTATCTTGTACTCCATAGGAAATGAAATTCCCGAAACTGGAAGTGCAAACGGTACGGCTTGGGGTAGAAAAATAGCGGAGAAAATCCGCAGCCTGGATAGCACTCGTTATGTGATGAATTCCATTAATGGAATGGTAGCCGTCATGAATCATCTGCAAGAGATGTTTCAAGGAAACAACAACTCCAGCGATACGGGGACCGATGTCAATTCATTTATGGCAAATCTTTCCTCATTTACAAAAGGTATTATGGGCATGGATGTCGTTACGCATTCCACTGCGGAATCGTTTGCGGCGGTGGATATTGCAGGGTATAACTATGCCGATAACCGATACCAAACCGATAAAGAATTGTTTCCTAATCGCGTGATCTGCGGCAGTGAAACCTTCCCCCGGGATATCGCCAACAACTGGAAGCTGGTGAAAGAAAACGGACATGTCATTGGCGACTTCACCTGGACCGGATGGGATTATTTGGGAGAGGCTGGACTCGGCAAAACGGTATACGATGAAACTGCAGCCCAAGGGGCAACGGCATCCTATCCATGGAAAACAGCATACTGTGGCGATATCGACATCACCGGTTACCGTCGACCGGTCTCCTATTATCGTGAAATCGTATACGGTCTGCGCAAGCAGCCTTTTATCGCCGTGCAGCGTCCTGAACATTATGGTAAAAAACCGGGCATGACTCCTTGGAGTTGGAGTGATTCCATAGCAAGTTGGAGCTGGGACAGATATGAAGGCAAGCCTGTGAAGGTGGAAGTCTATTCAGAGGCAGATGAAGTTGAACTGTTGATCAATGGTAAGACGGCAGGCAGAGCCGCTGCTGGTGAAGCTCATGAATTTAAGGCGGAGTTTGATATCGTTTATGCACCCGGCGAACTTGTGGCCATCGCCTACACGAATGGGAAAGAATCAGGCCGTACTTCGTTGTTAACCGCCGTCGGCGGAGTTAATCTGCAGGTAGCAATCGACCGCCCGCAGATTGTGTCGGATGACAATGATCTTTCATTTGTAACCATATCGCTGGTTGGCGATAATGGTGTTGTAAGACCGCTTGATGATCGCAAGGTATCGGTGCATGTAGAGGGTGCCGGAATCTTGCAGGGCTTTGGAAGTGCCAATCCAAAGAGTGAGGAAGATTTCTTTGAAACGGAACATACGACTTTCGACGGAAGAGCACTTGCCATTATCCGCCCCACCAATAGCGGGATCATCAACGTGCTGATTGAAGCTGAAGGATGTACGGCTCAAAACGTTAAGATTGAAGCTCTATAGTTACTCTTAACACTATTCTATGGGAAAACATACCGAAGCCGCATCGACATCAGATGCGGCTTCTTTGCTGATTATTCAATTACCCTGTATACGTCGCCTTCGGTGATGCCTTTCTCATTAAAAGCATCCACTCTAACATAAAGGGACTGGCCTTTGATCAATGCACCAATATCAACCTGACTCTTACCGAGAACCATATAGCTATGATACAGTTTATCCGGTGCGAAGCCCCAAAGCACATTGTATCCCACAGCATTTACACTCGCCCATGATACCGAAAGATCCAGTTCGCTTAAGAGTTTTGTTTGGACTCCGGTTATTTTGTCCGGCTGTTTCCCTTCGCCTATCCCAAACACCCGCAGACCGGAAATGCAAGCATTCTGATGATAGGGAAGTTCCTTAACGGTGCATCTGACAAACCGCGCAGTAACTCCGGCTTCTTTTACAACCAGATCATGCGGCAAATCCGAATCTGCTCCTGATTTATCTTCAATTACGAAATAATCTGTTCCGTCAACCGATCCTTCCAGGAGCCACCTGGTAACATGCTTCCGTCCGTCAATGTATCTTTTTGTTTTTCTCAATTCTCCGTTTTCCATTGGAGTTACACCTTCAGGAATAGTAAGGTTCAGTTGGTCATCGGCAAAATTAATTTGTACGGCATGTACATCACATACATGGTTCAAATCAACCTCAAGCCATTCGCCCGGCTGATTGGACACCGCTTTCCACCAGCTCTGAATGCTTTCATCCGTAGCTTTTGAAGCCTCTTTTCCTGCTTCATAGGAAGAAGCGCGCGCCGGCTTGCCATAGGAGAGCAGCATCCACTCGGGATTGCTCCACGGGTTCATTGCTGCTTGTTCGATCTTCATAGGCCAATCGCCATATCGTTGATTGCAGAATAATTCCCCGTCCTGGTCAAAGCCTGCCGGCCACAATCCCATACGTCTTTCAAAAGGGTGATTGACGCTGACTCTCATACTTGCGGCATGCCACCGGTTTCCAAGCTTATCTTCCAGCGTGGAGCCATGTCCGGCCCCGGGTATAAATCCGCCCGGCTTGTATGAGTAAGGGTTATTGCGGGCCAGAGCGAACGGTCCCAGCGGTTTGTCGGATACGTAAACGCCATCTGAGTAAACATTCACTTCCGTTGCCGGACTGGCATACTGCAAATAATACTTACCGTTATATTTGTCCATCCACGCTCCCTCGATGTATGGATCACTGCCGAGGGCAATCCTGAGCAGCTTCAACTTTTCCTCGGGCACGCTTCCGCTTTCCGCATAGGCTTGAACCATTTCTTCAATTTGTTCGGGAGTTCTGCCGAAAACATGATGTTCACCGTTTCTTTCATAACCATGCACTGCCGGCTTGCCAAAAATAAGTTCAACCGGCATCCCTATCGGTTTCATGTCTTCAGGATTCAGTTCCACTCCATAAATCGGCGTTAGGTTGGAACAGCCCCAGTAGAAGTAAATTCGGCCATCATCATCCACGAACAGATTCGGGTCCCAAAAAGGAAAATCCCCGGGGATTTCTTCAAACTCCTCTTGTATTGGATCTTTTGTCCTGAAAAAGGAGCAGTTTTTACTCTTGGATGATGCGGAAAAATAAATGTATTCGCCGATTACCCGTACATCTGGAGCATAATCATAAATCGGTACATCTTTTAGGGGATGAAAATCCCAATCTACCAGATTATCACTTGTAAGAAATCCGGCCGTCATAGATGGGAAAAGATAGTACTTCCCTTTAAACATAATCAGCGATGGATCCGCTGCTTCTCTATAAATACTCATCTTTTCTAATTTCACAAACTGATATTTATATTCAATATTCATGGGGTTGCATACATATTTCACCAGTTATTCCCCTTCACATTGTGTATTGTTCAAGCTTCAATCCACTCCATTTCCCTGTAGATAAAATAATCAAAATCGGCATGCTTGCGGGTGCCGCTCAAATCCTGCGCACAAATTCCAACAAAGGTTCCGGTAAAACGCAGTGGCTCCTTGGCTTCGTCCGAAAGATGCAAAATATGACTCTCTTCACCAACCGGGCACCAGCTGCTGTCTTCAATAGCATAGTAGAATTGCAGGCGATCCCGGTTGACAACCGCCTTTAAGCGGACCGGACCGGAGTCCGGGATCTGCAGATCAGCGGCAAGCAGCTCATCGTACATGCCATGCACCGATTGGATAATTCCGATTACTCTACCCTGCTGCTCAAGATGGGTAATCCTCAAGTACACATAATCTTCTGTGTTATAATACAAAATCAGACCGGCCAGTTGCTGAAAGTTCTCAGGCTCAAATTCGATTACCGTCTCCGCTTCAATATTGAATACCTGCTGCCGCCGGGCAACCAAGCTCTGCCTGTGGCAGGAGCTTAAAGATTCCCTTCCCTTTAACCGCAGGAAACCTTGCCTCTCACTGAGTGAAAGCCAGTCAGGGTCCGGAGGAATCCGCAGGGTGTTCCACTGGTTGCCCAGCAGGGGTCCGTCGAAATCATCCCGCTCCGGTTCCGGCTCAAAGGGATGCGGCGGCAATTGCGGTGCCTGCACTGCAGCAGACGGAGCGTTCCCTCCCCCTTCGAGGCGGAGCCAGCCCTCCGCGTCCCAGTAACACTTCTGCAGAGCCGTCTCTCTGCCCAAGGTACAATGAAATCCATCTACGGGTCTTGCGCATAAATGGGCCATATACCATTCACCAGTCCGGGTCTCCACCAAAGACGCATGCCCTGCTTTTTGAAGGAGCAGAGCCGGATTGCCGCTGCTGGTCAGCATCGGATTGAGCGGGTCAATCTCATACGGTCCCATAAGCAAGGCAGCACGTGCCACAGTAACGGCATGCTTGTACCTCGTTCCGCCTTCCGCTGTAATCAAGTAGTAATAACCGTTCTGTTTGTACAGGTGCGGACCTTCAGTAAAGCCGATTCCGGTGCCTTCAAAAATGGTTGTGACCGG
This genomic interval carries:
- a CDS encoding alpha/beta hydrolase, which gives rise to MMICKKIPICENKEEVFMEAYILHNSVEFNHNLKRPVALIIPGGAYISTSDREAEQVALAFATHGYHAFVLRYSIGKEALMPQPILEGFKAISIIRDHADEWCVDVNRIVPCGFSAGGHLAASLATMWNLPEFANALGCSSESIKPNAVVLSYPCVVVPNHAGSLDTGMPAEALEAFKANPMMSELNEALVVKDGTIRLDLIDVMYRNMTGKPDWKAEDLQSYSTDLLVSEDTVPSFVWATENDILVPVSGAIQFVQAMLKNGRRIEFHLFAGGEHGLSLAKATTAGSPNMVNDEVAVWFNMAIAFLAKTLD
- a CDS encoding family 78 glycoside hydrolase catalytic domain, which gives rise to MVMLSTYDLKTEHLRNPLGLDNKSPRFSWKINSDARNMTQNAYQVQASASETFDSILWDSGKVTGRAQRLEYSGPELKSAVRIFWRVKIWDNDGNESAFSEPALFEMGLLNAADWKAKWIEPESEVDPDAYKPAPYIRKEFNVRSGLVSARAYMTARGLYKFYMNGTEGTDHLFTPGFTSYYARLQYQVYDITHLLKEGANAWGILLSDGWWRGSTGVLLKNNFGYKVAFLGQVVLSYDDGSREIIASDGSFTTSSGPLLKSDLKAGEVYDARIDIEGWNTVGFNDADWTAVHVKDYGIDHLVASSLPVRTREEFTPRIIETPNGETVLDFGQNIAGWVEMKLQGDAGTEVVLVHGETLDKNGNFTLSNLEHTGPLNDFQEIHYILNGRSEEVYRPYFTIFGFRYVLLKNVPGKPKPDHFTAFAIYSDMEEAGDFACSNPLINQLVSNSRWSMKSNFMEIPTDCPTRERAGWTGDAQLFARTAADFMNVHAFYEKWLADLAAEQFPSGAVGSTVPQVLGFHSVDEYERVVKNANDPLLAMLASTKPGEPGYLDGSAGWGDAAVIAPWTMYLCYGDQSILERQYDSAKAWVEYMKTNAENDSDHYKDAAYYHNDTDGEPDAKFIWDTKFHYGEWLEADIDHSPEQMGAEIQTRMFKGDPLTATAYYGYSTRLLSEMAAVLGKREDAERYAKLHEKIKRVYNKYFIPENGLIQEGRQAPLVRTLAFGLAGEDRKQAMADRLAELVIEQDYHLNTGFLSTPFILHVLADYGYPDVAYRLLEQDTCPSWLYAVAKSATTIWESWNGISPEGELAYSLNHYSYGAVCNFLFAGVAGIRPVPEQAGYEHFIIKPWIGGTMTHASATHESPYGKIESGWRKTEDGVAYRFVVPANTTATVMLEGSEEDAKRLSADFEQVSYKDGRVTLEVGSGSYHIKPGQPIGYENV
- a CDS encoding AraC family transcriptional regulator → MNRSELDAYLRQCNEIESLALLSPEKIYGGYEAAIIEVNGISTILEHFLRPGEHFSFFKHPRYLAAPGHRHDFLEINFVYSGECRQVINGKPVILAAGEFCMMDSNVIHSIEKPGDNDIIINLLMSKRYFDIDIMKRLSGNDLMSEFLINSIYRSQDHNDYMIFHSSTNHNARTCMEHSLCESFDPAVGSEEAINCHIILLFTELMRDYKESNAFKRKGPTSRAPITKIVQYINDNFKFITLDSLASHFNYHPNYLSNLLKSHFGFGLTKIVQDLKIKEATMLLKFTNMPIGEIAYEVGYSNITLFYHHFKERHDVTPSVYRKTNK
- a CDS encoding AraC family transcriptional regulator, which translates into the protein MKLMERIAEMELKMQGTPVYSFDELMEMPEMPNNTQLYNLQDSDSNIHYIKDNFSFILWRVTPNGRISFVIENLAQRTYRVDIDPTRRFKDRHRHDYVELAYVCKGQLPMEISGNHYIFQRDEVFIIDRNCIHSEDLTNTDSAVVFLCMSETFFDEIFLSELQEEPLQEFIRMCLKKQKRIRQFMRFTPVSDNNQMYNLISQVVEEAESKRKGYDYLLKGLMMRIMDVLANSYQIQLSKLEKQRKDEILFQELEKYLHQKYKEVTIEELVLKYHYNADYFNRLIKKYTQLSFSQFLQTIRLSKAEEMLVASKLPVHQIIHEVGYQNKGYFYKIFVQRYGITPKEFRSRHKI
- a CDS encoding glycoside hydrolase family 2 TIM barrel-domain containing protein, with translation MIRESFNQGWMVGPVAGFFNMNSNEQPKAVTLPHDAMIAKKRSAQAVSGSKKGYFSDGAYDYVKKFYVPEEYKDKRVTFEFEGVYMHAMVYINGDFAGQHPFGYTNFYIKADRFLKYGAENEIKVVAKSHDDSRWYTGTGIYRNTKIMVADLVHIAVDGVKINATDIESKHAVVVVATDVENEGINPRTVRIVTEIVDADGNSVASDTAPFTAFAGEKATSRQRLYIREPKLWNVETPYLYTCISKVMDGEHVLDEETHTFGIRTLSLDAEDGLRINGEVVKLRGACIHHDNGVIGASTIERADERRIEILKQAGFNAIRSAHHPASKALLKACDRIGMLVMDESFDIWTHHKSDYDYALHFPTWWEQDIQAMVDKDYNHPSVILYSIGNEIPETGSANGTAWGRKIAEKIRSLDSTRYVMNSINGMVAVMNHLQEMFQGNNNSSDTGTDVNSFMANLSSFTKGIMGMDVVTHSTAESFAAVDIAGYNYADNRYQTDKELFPNRVICGSETFPRDIANNWKLVKENGHVIGDFTWTGWDYLGEAGLGKTVYDETAAQGATASYPWKTAYCGDIDITGYRRPVSYYREIVYGLRKQPFIAVQRPEHYGKKPGMTPWSWSDSIASWSWDRYEGKPVKVEVYSEADEVELLINGKTAGRAAAGEAHEFKAEFDIVYAPGELVAIAYTNGKESGRTSLLTAVGGVNLQVAIDRPQIVSDDNDLSFVTISLVGDNGVVRPLDDRKVSVHVEGAGILQGFGSANPKSEEDFFETEHTTFDGRALAIIRPTNSGIINVLIEAEGCTAQNVKIEAL
- a CDS encoding family 43 glycosylhydrolase, which codes for MTAGFLTSDNLVDWDFHPLKDVPIYDYAPDVRVIGEYIYFSASSKSKNCSFFRTKDPIQEEFEEIPGDFPFWDPNLFVDDDGRIYFYWGCSNLTPIYGVELNPEDMKPIGMPVELIFGKPAVHGYERNGEHHVFGRTPEQIEEMVQAYAESGSVPEEKLKLLRIALGSDPYIEGAWMDKYNGKYYLQYASPATEVNVYSDGVYVSDKPLGPFALARNNPYSYKPGGFIPGAGHGSTLEDKLGNRWHAASMRVSVNHPFERRMGLWPAGFDQDGELFCNQRYGDWPMKIEQAAMNPWSNPEWMLLSYGKPARASSYEAGKEASKATDESIQSWWKAVSNQPGEWLEVDLNHVCDVHAVQINFADDQLNLTIPEGVTPMENGELRKTKRYIDGRKHVTRWLLEGSVDGTDYFVIEDKSGADSDLPHDLVVKEAGVTARFVRCTVKELPYHQNACISGLRVFGIGEGKQPDKITGVQTKLLSELDLSVSWASVNAVGYNVLWGFAPDKLYHSYMVLGKSQVDIGALIKGQSLYVRVDAFNEKGITEGDVYRVIE
- a CDS encoding glycoside hydrolase family 43 protein — its product is MNTIVNPVLRGFNPDPSIVRAGDDYYIATSTFEWFPGVQIHHSRDLVHWRLLKRPLDRISQLNMQGNGDSDGVWAPCLTYDDGLFYLIYTDVKSHKGAFKDTHNYLVTAADIEGPWSEPVYLNSSGFDPSLFHDDDGRKWLLNMRWDFRKEKNKFGGIVIQEYSQTEGRLIGPVTTIFEGTGIGFTEGPHLYKQNGYYYLITAEGGTRYKHAVTVARAALLMGPYEIDPLNPMLTSSGNPALLLQKAGHASLVETRTGEWYMAHLCARPVDGFHCTLGRETALQKCYWDAEGWLRLEGGGNAPSAAVQAPQLPPHPFEPEPERDDFDGPLLGNQWNTLRIPPDPDWLSLSERQGFLRLKGRESLSSCHRQSLVARRQQVFNIEAETVIEFEPENFQQLAGLILYYNTEDYVYLRITHLEQQGRVIGIIQSVHGMYDELLAADLQIPDSGPVRLKAVVNRDRLQFYYAIEDSSWCPVGEESHILHLSDEAKEPLRFTGTFVGICAQDLSGTRKHADFDYFIYREMEWIEA